From a region of the Vanrija pseudolonga chromosome 2, complete sequence genome:
- the NDH2 gene encoding External alternative NADH-ubiquinone oxidoreductase, mitochondrial: MALRSLARAPLSTRSTVAPRAVARLVRPTVQLASAPSTSTAWSQAARRAYSTPAAPEQPEAPKPEKQYKPPGRFRRGLQTFGRVTLFAIITATGVFLLVTQSEAHPGEQLPQDPSKPTVVVLGSGWGATSFLKNLDTEEFNVVVVSPRNYFLFTPLLPSVTVGTLEPRSLIQPTRFITRHKKRDVLVYEAEARTVDPINKTVTFEDISEVKGKKGSVTIPYDYLVYAVGCENQTFGIKGVREHACFLKELSDADKIRSKLMDCIETAAFRDQSQEEIDRLMHMVVVGGGPTGVEYAGELHDFLIDDLKKWYPEVADRLKITLVEALPNVLPAFSKQLIQYTESTFKENKIDVLTRTMVKDVGETSVTVQDANKETREIPYGLLVWATGNTSRPITLDLMSKLPATQTQRRGLVIDDYLQLLGARDVFAIGDCTATQYAPTAQVASQEGIYLASVFAKLGQKNKYERQLADLRASGTASADDIESVVKKLNRATKLTPFHYSHQGSLAYIGSEKAIADLPLFNGNVASGGGAAMLFWRSAYVSTLYSVRNRTLVMTDWLKVKLFGRDVSRE; this comes from the exons TGGCtctccgctcgctcg CCCGTGCGCCCCTCTCTACGCGCTCGACCGTCGCTCCCCGCGCGGTCGCCCGCCTCGTTCGCCCCACCGTGCAGCTCGCGTCCGCCCCCTCGACTTCGACTGCCTGGTCCcaggccgcccgccgcgcctaCTCGacccccgctgcccccgaGCAGCCCGAGGCCCCCAAGCCCGAGAAGCAG TACAAGCCTCCTGGACGCTTCCGCCGCGGTCTCCAGACTTTCGGCCGCGTGACGCTCTTCGCGATCATCACTGCTACTGGTGTTTTCCTCCTTG TGACCCAGTCCGAGGCCCACCCCGGAGAGCAGCTCCCCCAGGACCCCTCCAAGCccaccgtcgtcgttctcGGCTCGGGCTGGGGTGCTACCTCGTTCCTCAAGAACCTCGACACTGAGGAGTTCAACGTTGTTGTCGTCTCCCCCCGCAACTACTTCCTCTTCActcctctcctcccctccGTCACTGTCGGCACCCTTGAGCCCCGCTCGCTCATCCAGCCTACTCGCTTCATCACCCGCCACAAGAAgcgcgacgtcctcgtctacgaggccgaggcccgcACTGTTGACCCCATCAACAAGACTGTCACTTTCGAGG ACATCTCCGaggtcaagggcaagaagggctCCGTCACCATCCCCTACGACTACCTTGTCTACGCCGTCGGCTGCGAGAACCAGACCTTCGGCATCAAGGGTGTCCGCGAGCATGCCTGCttcctcaaggagctcaGCGATGCTGACAAGATCCGCTCCAAGCTCATGGACT GCATCGAGACCGCTGCCTTCCGTGACCAGTCGCAGGAGGAGATTGACCGCCTGATGCACATGGTTGTCGTTGGTGGTGGCCCCACCGGTGTCGAGTACGCCGGTGAGCTCCACGACTtcctcatcgacgacctcaagaAGTGGTACCCTGAGGTTGCCGACCGCCTCAAGATCACCCTCGTTGAGGCCCTCCCCAACGTGCTCCCCGCCTTCTCCAAGCAGCTCATTCAGTACACCGAGTCGACCTTCAAGGAGAACAAGATTGACGTCCTCACCCGCACCATGGTCAAGGACGTTGGCGAGACCTCGGTCACCGTCCAGGACGCCAACAAGGAGACCCGCGAGATCCCCTACGGTCTCCTTGTCTGGGCCACCGGCAACACCTCGCGCCCCATCACTCTCGACCTCATGAGCAAGCTCCCCGCTACCCAGACCCAGCGCCGTGGTCTCGTCATTGACGACTACCTCCAGCTCCTTGGTGCCCGGGATGTCTTCGCCATCGGTGACTGCACTGCTACCCAGTACGCCCCCACTGCCCAGGTCGCCTCGCAGGAGGGTATCTACCTCGCCTCGGTCTTCGCCAAGCTTGGCCAGAAGAACAAGTacgagcgccagctcgccgacctccgcgcctcgggcaccgcttccgccgacgacattgagAGCGTTGTCAAGAAGCTCAACCGCGCCACCAAGCTCACCCCCTTCCACTACTCGCACCAGGGCTCGCTCGCCTACATTGGCTCGGAGAAGGCCATTGCTGACCTCCCCCTGTTCAACGGCAACGTCGCCTcgggtggtggcgccgccatGCTCTTCTGGCGTTCGGCTTACGTCTCGACCCTCTACTCGGTCCGTAACCGTACCCTTGTCATGACCGACTGGCTCAAGGTCAAGCTCTTCGGCCGTGACGTCTCTCGCGAGTAA